One Alligator mississippiensis isolate rAllMis1 chromosome 12, rAllMis1, whole genome shotgun sequence DNA window includes the following coding sequences:
- the EGFL7 gene encoding epidermal growth factor-like protein 7 isoform X1, translated as MRSCQCRRVPHGGETCSRSPCVPSTSDTGSGPAVAHSRTKGLSRGQEMQRISCLLTGFVLILGVTSTEHLARSGRRVCSTVTQSQTVSYLESHVQPVYQPYLTTCQGHRVCSTYRTIYKVAHRQAFKKYSQPMYTCCPGWRRASSHAASCNTAVCRALCQNGGRCSFPDRCTCPPGWTGRACQSDMDECSGQGHGCGQRCVNTPGSYRCACHEGHQLSADGKSCRALQPASRTEVSAPPALNRSGGASGEVKEEMKALRSRMDVLEQKLQSVLAPFHHFVPAGLDDVSPDPITVLSHSLRQLDRIDSLSEQISFLEERLETCSCKNEL; from the exons ATGCGGAGCTGTCAATGCCGCAG GGTCCCCCACGGAGGAGAGACATGCAGTAGGAGCCCGTGCGTCCCGTCGACGAGTGACACTGGTTCAGGCCCCGCGGTAGCACACAGCAGGACAAAAGGACTCAGCAGAGGACAGGAAATGCAGAGAATCAGCTGCCTCCTCACAGGATTTGTCTTAATCCTCGGTGTGACCAGCACGGAGCATTTGGCCCGGTCAGG CCGCAGGGTGTGCTCCACGGTGACGCAGAGCCAGACGGTTTCATACCTGGAGTCCCATGTCCAGCCGGTCTACCAGCCCTACCTCACCACCTGCCAGGGACACCGCGTGTGCAGCACGTACAG AACCATATACAAGGTTGCCCACCGCCAGGCATTCAAGAAGTACTCCCAGCCCATGTACACGTGCTGTCCAGGCTGGAGAAGGGCAAGCAGCCATGCAGCCAGTTGCAACACAG CTGTTTGTAGGGCGCTGTGCCAGAATGGCGGGAGATGCTCCTTTCCGGACAGATGCACCTGCCCTCCGGGGTGGACGGGAAGAGCCTGCCAGTCAG acATGGACGAGTGCTCCGGCCAGGGTCACGGCTGCGGCCAGCGCTGCGTGAACACGCCTGGGAGTTACCGCTGCGCCTGTCACGAGGGGCATCAGCTCTCTGCAGATGGGAAATCATGCCGGGCTCTGCAGCCAGCTTCAAGGACAGAGGTGTCTGCACCTCCAGCCCTCAACCGATCCG GAGGTGCCTCCGGTGAAGTGAAGGAAGAAATGAAAGCCTTGAGGAGCAGGATGGACGTGCTGGAGCAG AAACTGCAGTCAGTGTTGGCTCCCTTCCATCACTTCGTGCCAGCTGGGCTGGATGACGTCAGCCCGGACCCCATCACcgtcctgtcccactccctgcggCAGCTGGACAGGATAGACTCCCTGAGCGAGCAGATCTCTTTCCTGGAGGAGCGCCTCGAGACAT
- the EGFL7 gene encoding epidermal growth factor-like protein 7 isoform X2: MQRISCLLTGFVLILGVTSTEHLARSGRRVCSTVTQSQTVSYLESHVQPVYQPYLTTCQGHRVCSTYRTIYKVAHRQAFKKYSQPMYTCCPGWRRASSHAASCNTAVCRALCQNGGRCSFPDRCTCPPGWTGRACQSDMDECSGQGHGCGQRCVNTPGSYRCACHEGHQLSADGKSCRALQPASRTEVSAPPALNRSGGASGEVKEEMKALRSRMDVLEQKLQSVLAPFHHFVPAGLDDVSPDPITVLSHSLRQLDRIDSLSEQISFLEERLETCSCKNEL, from the exons ATGCAGAGAATCAGCTGCCTCCTCACAGGATTTGTCTTAATCCTCGGTGTGACCAGCACGGAGCATTTGGCCCGGTCAGG CCGCAGGGTGTGCTCCACGGTGACGCAGAGCCAGACGGTTTCATACCTGGAGTCCCATGTCCAGCCGGTCTACCAGCCCTACCTCACCACCTGCCAGGGACACCGCGTGTGCAGCACGTACAG AACCATATACAAGGTTGCCCACCGCCAGGCATTCAAGAAGTACTCCCAGCCCATGTACACGTGCTGTCCAGGCTGGAGAAGGGCAAGCAGCCATGCAGCCAGTTGCAACACAG CTGTTTGTAGGGCGCTGTGCCAGAATGGCGGGAGATGCTCCTTTCCGGACAGATGCACCTGCCCTCCGGGGTGGACGGGAAGAGCCTGCCAGTCAG acATGGACGAGTGCTCCGGCCAGGGTCACGGCTGCGGCCAGCGCTGCGTGAACACGCCTGGGAGTTACCGCTGCGCCTGTCACGAGGGGCATCAGCTCTCTGCAGATGGGAAATCATGCCGGGCTCTGCAGCCAGCTTCAAGGACAGAGGTGTCTGCACCTCCAGCCCTCAACCGATCCG GAGGTGCCTCCGGTGAAGTGAAGGAAGAAATGAAAGCCTTGAGGAGCAGGATGGACGTGCTGGAGCAG AAACTGCAGTCAGTGTTGGCTCCCTTCCATCACTTCGTGCCAGCTGGGCTGGATGACGTCAGCCCGGACCCCATCACcgtcctgtcccactccctgcggCAGCTGGACAGGATAGACTCCCTGAGCGAGCAGATCTCTTTCCTGGAGGAGCGCCTCGAGACAT